The stretch of DNA ACGATCTCCCCTTTCTCAACCTTAAGGAGCCCCTCCCGATAATATCGTTCGCCGACGAAGGGGAGTAGCGAACCCAAGACAAAGAGAGGTAGATAGAAGATCACTCCATATAAGAGGAGTATCTTCCCGTTAGAGAGGCGAAGGTTAAGGTTTCTTCCCCCTTTTGTCTGGGAGGCGAGGATAGCGATGAGGATGAAGGTTAAGTAAAGGACGCCTCGCGAGCGGAAGATGCTCGAAAAGAACGCCTGGAATAACACTGCAGAAAGGGAGAGAATAGGAGCAAAGGTGTAAGGAGGGGTATCGTTCTTTCTCACGAATCCCTTGACCTCGCGGAAAAGGAGGAATAAAGCGACTATGAGAAGCGCTCCTCCTATTGCCCCTGTTTCTACAGTAAATTCGAGAAAGCTGTTATGTGCCTGGCGTGGTATCTTGGCGTACCTCCCTATCGCCTCGGCTACAGGGAAGTTGTAAGGCTCGGCAGCGATCTTGAAATTGCCCAGACCGACCCCAAGTAAAGGATGATCGAAGAACATCCTTAAAGACATCCGCCAGATATCGATTCGGGTGAAGGCGTAGATATCGTATCGTTTAATTAGGTGATCTCTCAAGGGATTGGGGATTAGGACCACCGCCAATAGGATGAGGAAAAGGGCGATGAGAGTGCGTTTTTTCCCCTTAAGAAATGCGATAAGGGCAAGGATGAAGAGGAAGCTAAGGAATCCTCCTCGCGATTTGGTAAGTAGAAGAATGAAGAAAAGAAATCCTCCGATACCCCCGAGGAGGACATTGGTTCTCTTCCCCTTCTTTCCTGAAAATAAAAGGGCGATAACTACCCCCAGAGATATGTTAATGAGTGATGCTAAGTGGTTGGGGTTGATGAAGCTTCCTGATGCCCTATCGAGGTTAAGTACGAAATACTGTCTTAAGGCGATTACCCCTTCGATGAGAGAGACGATCAGGATTAGGAGGAAGATAATGGATATTGAGCCCTTCTCCCCGGAGAGGAATCTTCTCACTGCCAGGTAGAGGATAAAGCCGAAGAGGAGATCGAGAGAGGAGAGAAGGGTGGCGTAAGGATAAGAAGAGTAGAAATAACCCGAGAAGCAAAAAGCGATGAGGACTAAGAAGAGAGTTTCAAATAAGTGAAATTCCGCTTCCCCTTTTTTCCGGAACATAACGAGAGAAAAGAGAGAAAGGGCGATGATCATAGATTGCACGATGAGGATGGTATTGTTTTCACTCGTCCCACCGCCAAAGGGTAGAGTGAAGATAAGAGAGGAGAGGATGATAAAGGGGAATAGGTGATTTGTTGATCTTAGTATCCTAACCATTTCCCTCCTCAAGGCTGTTTCTTTATCTCCTCTTCCAATCTCTTTTTTACCTCATCCCGCCACTCACGATAAACCTTCTTGGTGGGATATAGCCTTCGTGCTTCTTCTGCCTGATAATAGGCATTGATCAGTTCTCCCCTAATGTAGTAGAGCTTGCTCAGTTGGTAGTGGAGGTAGGGGATAAAATAGTTCAGCTCTATCCCTTTCTTATAGAGGGAGATTGCCTGCTCGATGTCGGACATACTTGGTTTTTTCCCGCCTTCCGCCAGGATGATCTCCGCCTCAAGCAAGGGGTGGTTACTGTTTTCTGGATCGAGGCGGGAGGCGAATCGTATCTGAGAAAGAGCTTTTTCGTATTCTCCGTTCTCGAAACTCCTTTTCGCCTCTGAGGCGACGATTTCTCCCAAGAAGGGGATGAAGAAAAGGATTATGAGGAGGAATGCAGAGGCTAACAACGCAGTTATTATTATCCCCTTCTTTCTCGGGGAAAGCCTCGGAAGGGGGATGTTTTTCTTCGAAGGGAGACCGCTTTCCCCAATAAATAGGGAGAAGATCAGCGCTCCTAAAAGTCCCAGGCTGGGGAAGTAGTAGTTGATGTCGATCAGGTTATGGAGAAACAGGATGAAACAGGAAGTGGCGAGGGCGATGGGGAAGCCAGTTTCAAAGGAGGTTAGGTTTTTCCTCTTTCTTTTGCGGAGTCTGATTATCGCCCTTAAAAAGAGTAGCACGATAAAGAGGGTGGGGAGGAGACCTCCAATTGGGCCCATTTCCGCTCCCCACTGGATCAGGGTGTTGTGGGCGAATTGGGTCTCGCCCCATTCTTTTCTCTTATATTGCGGATAGACAGTGCCGTAATTGCCTAAGCCCACCCCTACTATTGGATGGTCGGCGATTATTCTTCCTCCTATTGCCCAGTTGTCGAGACGGAGGGCGATGGGGTTCTCTGGAGTGGATATTTTCCAGATAGGCGCTCCCCTCTTCTTGCTTATCGGTATGAGAAGGAGGGTCAACAAAAGGGCTATGCCGATGGCGATCAGGATGTTTTTCCCCTTTTTTACTAAGAAAAGCAAAGCCAAGGTGGTTCCTCCAACCAGGACGAAAGGACCGCCGAAGGAGCCGGCGAGCACCATCACTAAGATAAGCCCAGCGAGGAGGCTGGATGAGAGAAGTAAATGTTTTCTGTCTCTCAGGCTTATCGCGAAATAGAGGAGGGAAAATGGAGAAACGATGGCAAGGAAACCGGATAGGGTGGTAGGGAGAGCAAAGGTGGCGAATACCCTTTTCTGAGAAAGCCTTTTTAATATCTCCTCCTTGACCTCTGGTGGGAGTTTCATCTTTTCCAATATCTCGGGTATAAGGGGAAGGCTAACTGTGTATTGATAGAGGGCGTAGGTCACCACGATGCCAGTAGCAATGAGTATGGCGAACAGGAAAATCTCCTTTTGTCTCTTATTGGACTTCAAATTGGTGATGAGGAAGAAGATGAGGAAGTAGGTGAGGCTGAGGAAAAGATAATCCCTCGTTTTGGCGAAATAAACGCTTTCTTTTGAAGAAACGGCAATAAATAGGAAGGT from Acidobacteriota bacterium encodes:
- a CDS encoding O-antigen ligase family protein, coding for MVRILRSTNHLFPFIILSSLIFTLPFGGGTSENNTILIVQSMIIALSLFSLVMFRKKGEAEFHLFETLFLVLIAFCFSGYFYSSYPYATLLSSLDLLFGFILYLAVRRFLSGEKGSISIIFLLILIVSLIEGVIALRQYFVLNLDRASGSFINPNHLASLINISLGVVIALLFSGKKGKRTNVLLGGIGGFLFFILLLTKSRGGFLSFLFILALIAFLKGKKRTLIALFLILLAVVLIPNPLRDHLIKRYDIYAFTRIDIWRMSLRMFFDHPLLGVGLGNFKIAAEPYNFPVAEAIGRYAKIPRQAHNSFLEFTVETGAIGGALLIVALFLLFREVKGFVRKNDTPPYTFAPILSLSAVLFQAFFSSIFRSRGVLYLTFILIAILASQTKGGRNLNLRLSNGKILLLYGVIFYLPLFVLGSLLPFVGERYYREGLLKVEKGEIVSGSALLRQAVRIIPIQPHYRAALADLYLSYFRKRGSIEAFYYALLSYNQAERLSPADPRFIIGRINCYLALLEKGFTTEEAYRLLEAEYKRALSLRPYDVFLLRGLAYLYIDLRKYSLAEDTLKKAISLEPNYIAGHYDLGKLYLLLGRVEEGKKEMKKAEEIARKYESLRDSSPYLRELLAQPKTLFKKER
- a CDS encoding O-antigen ligase family protein translates to MEDKFIFYLILAVILLNLILPGEIYKTNLIIATLIIIIITVIKGVRIISEKRECLFLPHSFILLLTFLFIAVSSKESVYFAKTRDYLFLSLTYFLIFFLITNLKSNKRQKEIFLFAILIATGIVVTYALYQYTVSLPLIPEILEKMKLPPEVKEEILKRLSQKRVFATFALPTTLSGFLAIVSPFSLLYFAISLRDRKHLLLSSSLLAGLILVMVLAGSFGGPFVLVGGTTLALLFLVKKGKNILIAIGIALLLTLLLIPISKKRGAPIWKISTPENPIALRLDNWAIGGRIIADHPIVGVGLGNYGTVYPQYKRKEWGETQFAHNTLIQWGAEMGPIGGLLPTLFIVLLFLRAIIRLRKRKRKNLTSFETGFPIALATSCFILFLHNLIDINYYFPSLGLLGALIFSLFIGESGLPSKKNIPLPRLSPRKKGIIITALLASAFLLIILFFIPFLGEIVASEAKRSFENGEYEKALSQIRFASRLDPENSNHPLLEAEIILAEGGKKPSMSDIEQAISLYKKGIELNYFIPYLHYQLSKLYYIRGELINAYYQAEEARRLYPTKKVYREWRDEVKKRLEEEIKKQP